A stretch of the Lactuca sativa cultivar Salinas chromosome 9, Lsat_Salinas_v11, whole genome shotgun sequence genome encodes the following:
- the LOC111902212 gene encoding metallothionein-like protein type 2, giving the protein MSCCSGKCGCGSSCQCGSGCNGCGMYPDIEKSASTAVIVDGVAPKQMFAEGSESSFVAEGGHACKCGDNCKCNPCNC; this is encoded by the exons ATGTCTTGCTGCAGTGGAAAGTGCGGTTGTGGCTCATCCTGCCAATGCGGCAGCGGCTGCAACGG ATGTGGAATGTACCCTGACATTGAGAAATCCGCCTCCACCGCCGTGATCGTTGATGGCGTTGCCCCCAAACAGAT GTTTGCTGAGGGAAGCGAGAGCAGCTTCGTTGCTGAAGGTGGACATGCCTGCAAGTGTGGAGACAACTGCAAATGCAATCCTTGCAACTGTTGA